One window of the Caloenas nicobarica isolate bCalNic1 chromosome 20, bCalNic1.hap1, whole genome shotgun sequence genome contains the following:
- the CENPL gene encoding centromere protein L, producing the protein MEAAADGTGRPRPSTGRLSWGLPFGRARRRSGLSPSSRLLPTPRRPQVKARAAAGVAEDADSQRTAFLLRKQWSLYSVTPLYRFSEAHLRDYSRLLSAFIAAEKKKGLAVEIGGELDIKVAVTSLPDLKGSDRDQAAILVQLSSRSSASPKNSEEKLVWSGWFCCVAGDELSENLPEAFTCLPLFLVNGAESYTAIVGTWFQKTFDCCFRRLSLSPFNLSWMAAMWTGCKVEKPASATELVFSVPRLPHPLHISYAINLEDAQALWDTVQKTPGEITQEEVDVFMDCLYSHFYRHFKIHLSATKLVKVSTAVASAHCDGIIKFRQSQYLTGVLMLLTELAICQIQ; encoded by the exons ATGGAGGCGGCGGCGGACGGGACGGGGCGGCCGCGCCCCAGCACCGGGCGGCTGTCCTGGGGGCTGCCCTTCGGGAGGGCGCGCAGGCGCTccgggctcagccccagcagccggCTGCTGCCCACGCCGCGGCGCCCGCAGGTGAaggcccgggcggcggcgggggttGCG gaAGACGCAGATTCCCAGAGAACGGCGTTTCTACTGCGCAAGCAGTGGTCCTTGTACAGCGTGACCCCCCTGTACCGGTTCTCCGAGGCTCACCTGAGGGATTACTCGCGGCTCCTCAGCGCCTTCATCGCCGCCGAGAAGAAGAAAGGGCTGGCGGTGGAGATAGGGGGTGAGCTGGACATCAAAGTGGCTGTCACCAGCCTCCCAGACCTGAAAGGCAGCGACCGAGACCAGGCGGCGATTCTTGTGCAG CTTTCCTCAAGATCATCGGCCTCCCCAAAAAACTCTGAAGAGAAACTGGTATGGTCAGGCTGGTTCTGCTGTGTGGCTGGAGATGAGCTTTCCGAGAACTTGCCAGAGGCTTTCACTTGTTTACCTCTGTTCCTTGTTAATGGGGCAGAGAGTTACACGGCCATTGTTGGAACTTGGTTTCAGAAGACTTTTGACTGCTGCTTCCGCCGTTTATCCCTCAGCCCTTTCAATCTCAGTTGGATGGCAGCCATGTGGACTGGATGTAAAGTGGAGAAACCCGCATCTGCCACAGAACTTGTTTTTTCTGTCCCCCGCCTGCCCCATCCTCTGCATATTTCGTATGCCATTAATCTGGAGGATGCCCAAGCTCTGTGGGACACAGTCCAAAAAACTCCAGGAGAGATCACTCAAGAAGAGGTGGATGTGTTTATGGACTGCCTCTATTCCCACTTCTACAGACACTTTAAGATCCACTTGTCAGCCACAAAACTGGTGAAAGTTTCTACAGCAGTTGCCTCAGCACACTGTGATGGGATTATAAAG ttTCGCCAAAGCCAATACCTAACTGGAGTGCTGATGCTCCTGACAGAACTAGCAATCTGTCAGATACAGTGA